DNA from Halomonas sp. GFAJ-1:
ACGGCGGTGACCGGGCGTTTGGAGGATCTGGACTTTCCCAGTGAAGCCGACGACCGCGCGCTAGACTAAGATTTTTCTAGGTTAAACAAACAAGCAGCAACCCTCAGCGGTGCTGCTTGTTTTGTATATGCCGCCATCGCATTGCTGGTATGGCCTTCCAAACGTTATAATGGGGGATTAACTTTCCACGCCCCACTTCCTCTTCCATCAGGGTGTTGCCGCTATGCTACGTATGGCCCAAGAAGCACTTACGTTCGATGACGTACTCCTCGTTCCCGGCTTCTCCGATATTCTGCCCAAGGATGTCAGCCTCAAAACCCGCCTGACCCGCAATATTTCTCTTAACATCCCGCTACTTTCCGCTGCAATGGACACCGTTACCGAAGCGCGTCTAGCGATTGCAATGGCACAAGAAGGTGGCATCGGCATCATCCACAAGAGCATGGCCATGAGCCAGCAAGCCGCTGAAGTGCGTAAAGTTAAAAAGCACGAAAGCGTGATTGTAAAAGACCCGGTCACCGTTAGCCCCAAGGCGAAGCTAGATGACCTGCTGGCCATGGCGCGCGAGAACGGCTTCTCTGGCTTCCCGGTGGTAGAAGGCGAAACCCTGGTAGGCATCGTGACCGAGCGCGACATGCGCTTCCAGCCTAACCACGGTGACAGCGTGGCGGACATCATGACCCCCCGCGAGCGGCTGATTACCGTCAAAGAAGGCACCGACCTTGAAACCAGCAAAGCCAAAATGCGCGAACACCGCATTGAGAAAATGCTGATCGTCGATGACGAGTTTCACCTGCGTGGCCTAGTGACTTTCCAAGACATCGAAAAAGCACGCACTTACCCCATGGCCGCTAAAGACAGCGACGGTCGCTTGTTAGTGGGTGCAGCCGTAGGCACCGGCCCGGAAACCCCGGATCGCGTGGCGGCCCTGGTCGAAGCTGGCGTGGATGTGATTATTGTGGATACCGCCCACGGCCACTCCAAAGGCGTCATTGATCGCGTTCGCTGGATTAAAGAGAACTTCCCCAACATTCAAGTGATTGGCGGCAACATCGCCACCGCCGCCGCCGCAAAAGCGCTGGCCGAAGCGGGCGCAGACGCGGTTAAAGTGGGTATTGGCCCCGGTTCTATCTGCACCACACGTATTGTGGCAGGCGTCGGTGTACCGCAAATCACCGCGGTGTCTAACGTTGCCGAAGCGCTGAAAGAGTTTGATATTCCGCTGATCGCCGATGGCGGTATTCGTTTCTCGGGTGATTTAGCCAAAGCCATCGCCGCTGGCGCAAGCGCGGTGATGGTGGGTGGCCTGCTGGCCGGTACCGAAGAAGCGCCGGGTGAAGTCGAACTTTACCAAGGCCGTACCTACAAAGCCTACCGTGGCATGGGTTCCATGGGCGCCATGTCTCAGAACCAGGGCAGCGCCGACCGCTACTTCCAAGATAAAGCCGAAGGTGCCGAGAAGCTGGTGCCGGAAGGCATTGAAGGCCGCGTGCCCTATAAGGGAATGATGGGCGCCATCGTTCACCAGCTGATGGGCGGGCTGCGCGCCTCCATGGGTTATACCGGCTGCCGCGATATTCAAGAAATGCGTACCAAGCCGGAGTTCGTACAAATTACCAGTGCTGGCTTTAACGAATCTCACGTTCACAACGTGCAGATCACTAAAGAAGCGCCCAACTACCGGGTGAGCTAACAGCGCAACGACCATGGAACCTCTGATTAACCGGATGTCATCGTTAATCGGAGGTTTCCACATTAAATGGCGGCGGGCACTTAGCCCCGCCGCTTGCTTTTTGGCTTTACCAGCGGCACCTCCACCGCTCAACCGAGACCCCGCCATGAGTGACATTCACGCCCATAAGATTCTGATTCTCGACTTCGGCTCCCAGTACACCCAGCTGATCGCCCGTCGGGTTCGCGAAATCGGCGTATTCTCTGAAATCCGCGCCTTCGACATCACCGAAGAAGAGATTCGCGAATACAACCCCAACGGCATCATCCTGGCCGGTGGCCCGGAATCCGTCACTGAGCTGGATTCCCCCCGCGCCCCCCAGTGTGTGTTTGAAATGGGCCTGCCGGTATTTGGTATTTGCTACGGCATGCAGACCATGGCTGAGCAGCTTGGCGGTAAGGTAGAAGGCTCTAACCAGCGTGAGTTTGGCTATGCCCAAATTCAAATCGACGCTGAAACCGCGCTGTTCAAAGACATTAAAGACCACGTGGATGCGGACAGCGGCAAAGGCCTGCTAGACGTATGGATGAGCCACGGCGATAAGGTAGCCAAAGCCCCCGACACCTTCACCGTGACCGCTTCCACGCCGAGCTGCCCGATTGCTGCCATGGCCTGGGAAGAGAAGCAGTTTTACGGTGTACAGTTCCACCCGGAAGTGACCCACACCCTGCAAGGCCAGCGCATTCTTGAGCACTTCGTGCTGGATATTTGCGGCGCCGAGAAGCTGTGGACACCGGCACAAATCATCGAAGACCAAGTAAGCCGTGTGCGCGAGCAAGTGGGCGACCGCCACGTACTGCTGGGCCTCTCCGGTGGTGTCGATTCTTCTGTTGTGGCCGCGCTGCTGCACAAAGCCATTGGCGACCAGCTGACCTGTGTGTTCGTCGATAACGGCCTGCTGCGCAAAAACGAAGGCGACCAAGTGATGGAAACCTTCGCCAAGCACATGGGCGTTAAGGTGATCCGCGTAGACGCCGAAGAGCTGTTCCTCGGCAAGCTGAAGGGCGAAAACGACCCGGAAGCCAAGCGTAAAATCATCGGTAATACGTTCATTGACGTATTCGATGAAGAAGCCAGCAAAATTGAAGGCGTCGATTTCCTGGCCCAGGGCACCATCTACCCGGACGTGATTGAATCTGCCGCCTCTAAAACCGGCAAAGCGCACGTAATCAAATCCCACCACAACGTGGGTGGCCTGCCGGAAACCATGAAGCTCAAGCTGGTCGAGCCGCTGCGCGAACTGTTCAAAGACGAAGTGCGCAAACTCGGCCTAGAGCTCGGCTTGCCCTACGATATGGTTTACCGCCACCCGTTCCCTGGCCCCGGCCTGGGCGTGCGCATTCTGGGTGAAGTGAAGAAAGAGTACGCCGATATCCTGCGTGATGCCGACGCCATCTTCATCGAAGAACTGCGCGCCTCCGGTTGGTACGATAAAACCAGCCAAGCCTTCGCCGTGTTCCTACCGGTGAAATCGGTAGGCGTAGTAGGCGACGGCCGCCGCTACGAATGGGTCATCGCGCTACGCGCAGTAGAAACCATCGACTTCATGACCGCCCGCTGGGCGCACCTGCCCTACGAGCTGCTGGAGAAGGTTTCCAACCGGATTATCAACGAGTTGGAAGGGGTTTCGCGGGTGACTTATGACGTGAGTAGTAAGCCGCCTGCTACTATTGAGTGGGAGTAGTGTTTCTTTAGTAAGCCGCTGATTTAATTGAATTTAAAAGTTACACAAAAGTGGCACGCAAGGAATTCACTCGTTGATTTCCTTGCGTTTTTTTTATAGCGTTGCACAAAATGTCGCACAGAACTGTGACTACTGCGGACAGTAGTACTTTGAGACTTGGCAATGACTATAAAGAAGAAGAACTTTTCAGAAGACGAAATAAAGATTTTTGACGAAGCCATAATATACAAGCGAGGCGAATACTGGCATTTTCGCATGTGGCTGGAGAATGAGAAAAAGTATGCTAGGAAAAGCTTGCGTACTCGCAGCCAATCGACTGCTATGGAGAAGGGGAAAGAGCTCTACTTAGAGTTGTATGCTAATCAAAGAATGGGCAAGACATACTTTTCCCTAACCACGAAAGGTGGCGTAAGCAAGTATCTTGCCCAGCGTCAGAAAGACGTAGAGAGCAAGTTGATAGTAAGTGGCAGGTTCGTGACTATTAAAACGCATCTCCAGCACTGGCTAGAATTCATAGGTAAAGAAACCAAGCTTAAAGAACTGTCGCGGACTGATTGCGCAGGATACTTTCATCATAGAATGAAATTGTCAAAGGGTAATGTAAAGCAAGTTACGCTTAAAAACGAGCAGAGCACAATTAATAGCTGCATGCGCTACTTGTTCAAGCAGCACGACACTCACATTGATTCTTTTGATTTTCCCAAGCTCCCCAAGGTAGACAGAAATAATGAGGCTGTGAGAAGGGCGACTTTTACAAGCGAAGAATACGATAAGCTTGTTAAGGTAATGAGAGCATACTGCGCCAAGTCTAATAAAAAAATCGACGCTGACGAACTGATTATGCGACAGCTTGTAAGGCACTATATTTTGATTGCCGCAAATAGCGGATTGAGGGTTGGTGAGCAACGTCAGCTTAGATGGAATGATGTCGAAATCGATATCGTAAAAAGCCAAGGCATAGAAAAAAAGCTGGCGAAAATCAGAGTTCGTGCAGAGACTAGTAAGGTTAGAACTAGCAGAATTATATATTGCCGAGGTGGGCAGTACTTTGAGAGGCTGAAAAAAATTGCAGTGCCATTGTCAGCCGACTCGTTGGTGTTTAGTACTGATGGTGAAACAGAAATGAGTAAGCGTGCATTGCTTTATCACTTCCATAAGATTGTAGAGTTGGCAGATATTGAAGATAAAGAGAACAGAAACCTGGTGCCCTACAGTCTTCGTCATTTTATGATAACGCAGCGAATTATGAGTGGGTTGAGCTTCAGGCAGATTGCCGACATGTGTGGTACTAGTGTTGCTCAGATAGAGAAGACATACTATCATCTGAACGATGAGATTCGGTTAACAAATGCGTTAGCAGACTATCGCAGAAATGAAGATGGCACCATTGTGACGATTTAGGAGTTAATAAAAATGTCAAGTTATCTTATAAAGGAATTATGGAGAAATAGTCTTGCTTTTTATGACGCGTATGAGAGGCTCGTTGACGGAGTTAAACTCATTGCTCGCCGAGAGGAGTTTAACGACTTCACCAAAATAGAAATTGAGTTTCCGGATTCATCTGAGCTCCCAAGTGATGAGGATGATTTAGAACTAAATGATTACAAGTTCCATATAATTTCGATTGAAGGCGATATGGATGTTTATTGGGACATTGACGGTGATATAGACGAAGACAAAAAAGGGGAATTGCTGGAAGAGGTTGAAGAAGATGATAACGAGGACGAAAAGTGGATTCTTATTAAAGACAGCCACGAAGCTATTCTCCACAATGGTTATGTAATATTAGAAAAACTGTGAGTTTATATAGATTCAATAGCCTTACGAAGCATGTCATCGTTCACATCTATGTAGCGTTGGGTGGTTTGTATACTCTGATGTCCTGCCAGCTCAGCAAGCACCCTAACGCTTACCCCCTTGCCAGCTAGCTCCGTAATGAACGTGCGGCGTCCGCTGTGACTAGTAGCGCCCTCGATGCCGGCACGTGCGTACAAGCGCTGTAGGAGCTGCGTAGCAGTGTTTGCCGTGAACCGCTGGCTCTTTTGCGTGTTGAACAGATAAACGCTGCGAGCGGGCTTCGTTGAGCGCTGTACGTAGTTCTGTAGCTCCTTCCGCATGCGAGAAGGCACGTACACGACGCGAGCGCGCTTGCCCTTCGTCTGTGACGCTGTCAAACGTATCTCTGAGCGAATGCTGCCGTCCTCGCTTACGACGTCGCTCACCCGCAAACTGGCAACCTCACCAACGCGCATCCCACACCAGTGCGTGAGCAGCAGCATTGCCCTGTTCCGCTCACTGTAGCGTTCGCAAGCGTCAATGTACTGGAGCACGCGCTTTAGCTCCGTTTTGCTGAGCGTCTTTGCCTGCGCCATACCTTCCTCCACAAAATGTACATTTATCGTTCAATAAGTATATTTTCTGACGTTTTAATTGAGCAAGCTATATAGCTGTACTTTTCTCTTTATTGATTTCAGTGGTTTATGCGGTAA
Protein-coding regions in this window:
- a CDS encoding glutamine-hydrolyzing GMP synthase, producing the protein MSDIHAHKILILDFGSQYTQLIARRVREIGVFSEIRAFDITEEEIREYNPNGIILAGGPESVTELDSPRAPQCVFEMGLPVFGICYGMQTMAEQLGGKVEGSNQREFGYAQIQIDAETALFKDIKDHVDADSGKGLLDVWMSHGDKVAKAPDTFTVTASTPSCPIAAMAWEEKQFYGVQFHPEVTHTLQGQRILEHFVLDICGAEKLWTPAQIIEDQVSRVREQVGDRHVLLGLSGGVDSSVVAALLHKAIGDQLTCVFVDNGLLRKNEGDQVMETFAKHMGVKVIRVDAEELFLGKLKGENDPEAKRKIIGNTFIDVFDEEASKIEGVDFLAQGTIYPDVIESAASKTGKAHVIKSHHNVGGLPETMKLKLVEPLRELFKDEVRKLGLELGLPYDMVYRHPFPGPGLGVRILGEVKKEYADILRDADAIFIEELRASGWYDKTSQAFAVFLPVKSVGVVGDGRRYEWVIALRAVETIDFMTARWAHLPYELLEKVSNRIINELEGVSRVTYDVSSKPPATIEWE
- a CDS encoding integrase is translated as MAQAKTLSKTELKRVLQYIDACERYSERNRAMLLLTHWCGMRVGEVASLRVSDVVSEDGSIRSEIRLTASQTKGKRARVVYVPSRMRKELQNYVQRSTKPARSVYLFNTQKSQRFTANTATQLLQRLYARAGIEGATSHSGRRTFITELAGKGVSVRVLAELAGHQSIQTTQRYIDVNDDMLRKAIESI
- a CDS encoding IMP dehydrogenase, which gives rise to MLRMAQEALTFDDVLLVPGFSDILPKDVSLKTRLTRNISLNIPLLSAAMDTVTEARLAIAMAQEGGIGIIHKSMAMSQQAAEVRKVKKHESVIVKDPVTVSPKAKLDDLLAMARENGFSGFPVVEGETLVGIVTERDMRFQPNHGDSVADIMTPRERLITVKEGTDLETSKAKMREHRIEKMLIVDDEFHLRGLVTFQDIEKARTYPMAAKDSDGRLLVGAAVGTGPETPDRVAALVEAGVDVIIVDTAHGHSKGVIDRVRWIKENFPNIQVIGGNIATAAAAKALAEAGADAVKVGIGPGSICTTRIVAGVGVPQITAVSNVAEALKEFDIPLIADGGIRFSGDLAKAIAAGASAVMVGGLLAGTEEAPGEVELYQGRTYKAYRGMGSMGAMSQNQGSADRYFQDKAEGAEKLVPEGIEGRVPYKGMMGAIVHQLMGGLRASMGYTGCRDIQEMRTKPEFVQITSAGFNESHVHNVQITKEAPNYRVS
- a CDS encoding integrase, which translates into the protein MTIKKKNFSEDEIKIFDEAIIYKRGEYWHFRMWLENEKKYARKSLRTRSQSTAMEKGKELYLELYANQRMGKTYFSLTTKGGVSKYLAQRQKDVESKLIVSGRFVTIKTHLQHWLEFIGKETKLKELSRTDCAGYFHHRMKLSKGNVKQVTLKNEQSTINSCMRYLFKQHDTHIDSFDFPKLPKVDRNNEAVRRATFTSEEYDKLVKVMRAYCAKSNKKIDADELIMRQLVRHYILIAANSGLRVGEQRQLRWNDVEIDIVKSQGIEKKLAKIRVRAETSKVRTSRIIYCRGGQYFERLKKIAVPLSADSLVFSTDGETEMSKRALLYHFHKIVELADIEDKENRNLVPYSLRHFMITQRIMSGLSFRQIADMCGTSVAQIEKTYYHLNDEIRLTNALADYRRNEDGTIVTI